A genomic window from Macaca mulatta isolate MMU2019108-1 chromosome 19, T2T-MMU8v2.0, whole genome shotgun sequence includes:
- the TPGS1 gene encoding tubulin polyglutamylase complex subunit 1, whose product MAAVEKRRPAVAPPAGFTDSGRQSVSRAAGAAESEEDFLRQVGVTEMLRAALLKVLEARPEEPIAFLAHYFENMGLRSPVNGGAGEPPGQLLLQQQRLGRALWHLRLAHHSQRAAFNNNVSVAYECLSAGGRRKRPGLDGRTYSELLRRICRDGQAPEEVVAPLLRKVQCRDHEAVPLSVFRAGTLTCFVLLEFVARAGALFQLLEDPVAAVADRRVGQAVLDTLEGALQASDAAAPARFLEAGSRLGPDSLALALDRAVGGRRPRAPMTREEFLERAAALFIAKVKPVG is encoded by the exons ATGGCGGCAGTGGAGAAGCGGCGGCCAGCGGTAGCACCACCGGCTGGTTTCACCGACAGCGGCCGCCAGTCGGTATCCCGGGCGGCGGGGGCGGCCGAGAGCGAGGAGGACTTCCTGCGGCAGGTCGGCGTGACGGAGATGCTACGGGCGGCCCTGCTGAAGGTGCTGGAGGCGCGGCCCGAGGAACCGATCGCATTCCTGGCCCACTACTTCGAGAACATGGGCCTGCGCTCGCCTGTAAACGGCGGCGCCGGGGAGCCCCCGGGCCAGCTCCTGCTGCAGCAGCAGCGCCTGGGCCGCGCACTGTGGCACCTTCGCCTGGCCCACCACTCCCAGAG GGCCGCCTTCAACAACAACGTGAGCGTGGCCTACGAGTGCCTGAGCGCCGGCGGGCGCAGGAAGAGGCCAGGGCTGGACGGACGCACCTACAGCGAGCTGCTCAGGCGCATCTGCCGGGACGGCCAGGCCCCCGAGGAGGTGGTGGCGCCGCTGCTGCGCAAGGTGCAGTGCCGTGACCACGAGGCGGTGCCGCTGAGCGTCTTCCGCGCGGGCACGCTCACCTGCTTCGTGCTGCTGGAGTTCGTGGCGCGCGCCGGCGCGCTCTTCCAGCTGCTGGAGGACCCGGTCGCCGCCGTGGCCGACCGCCGCGTGGGCCAGGCCGTGCTGGACACCCTGGAGGGCGCGCTGCAGGCCAGTGACGCCGCCGCGCCCGCGCGCTTCCTGGAGGCCGGCTCGCGCCTGGGGCCCGACAGCCTGGCGCTGGCGCTGGACCGCGCCGTCGGGGGCCGGCGGCCCAGGGCGCCCATGACCCGCGAGGAGTTCCTGGAGAGGGCGGCCGCGCTCTTCATCGCCAAGGTCAAGCCGGTGGGCTGA